Proteins co-encoded in one Coregonus clupeaformis isolate EN_2021a chromosome 5, ASM2061545v1, whole genome shotgun sequence genomic window:
- the LOC121557430 gene encoding olfactory receptor 6N1-like: MKSLKQHFPNCDLRTQGVGRKLTKAMENSSQVKLFYLFGLQETFNNKSVYFILSLITYLLIITLNLTLIITIIQEKGLHEPMYIFLCSLCVNGLYGTAGFYPKFLLDLQSDVQVISYGGCLTQAYVIYTSVMCDISTLTVMSYDRYVAICRPLLYHNIMTSLTVRKLILFSWCFPLFIALIALCLTVRLPLCGSRIDKIFCDIPSILKHACLPITINQNLNKFVIVVNVLQILLIVFSYCQIVRTCVQSAKGRIKFTQTCVPHLITIVIFITVTLFDNLQGWNNVSTTLNMRNAMAVQFLVVPPVLNPVIYGLNLQQIRRAVFRKCNAHKIDLSKF; this comes from the exons ATGAAATCCTTAAAGCAGCATTTCCCAAACTGTGACCTGAGGACCCAAGGGGt AGGAAGAAAACTAACAAAAGCTATGGAGAACTCAAGCCAAGTCAAGTTATTTTATCTCTTTGGCTTACAAGAGACATTTAACAACAAATCGGTCTATTTTATCTTGTCTCTTATCACATACCTTCTCATCATCACTTTGAATTTGACTCTGATCATAACAATCATTCAGGAGAAAGGCCTCCATGAGCCCATGTATATCTTTCTGTGTAGTCTATGTGTCAATGGATTGTATGGAACTGCTGGTTTCTACCCCAAGTTTTTACTGGACCTTCAGTCAGATGTTCAGGTGATATCTTATGGTGGATGTTTGACTCAAGCCTATGTAATATACACATCTGTCATGTGTGACATTTCTACTCTAACAGTGATGTCTTACGACAGGTATGTGGCAATATGCagaccactactataccataacaTTATGACATCTTTAACTGTTAGAAAGTTAATCTTATTTTCTTGGTGTTTTCCTTTATTTATAGCACTCATAGCACTTTGTTTAACCGTCAGACTTCCTTTGTGTGGATCTCGCATTGATAAAATCTTCTGTGACATTCCGTCTATACTGAAACATGCATGTTTACCCATTACCATCAATCAGAATTTGAACAAATTTGTAATAGTGGTTAATgttttacagatacttttgaTTGTATTTTCTTACTGTCAGATTGTAAGGACTTGTGTACAGTCAGCTAAGGGAAGGATTAAGTTCACACAGACATGTGTGCCACATTTAATAACAATAGTTATTTTCATCACAGTGACCCTGTTTGACAATTTGCAAGGGTGGAATAATGTAAGTACTACGCTAAATATGCGTAATGCAATGGCTGTACAATTCCTTGTTGTACCACCTGTCTTAAACCCTGTCATATATGGACTTAACCTCCAGCAGATTCGAAGGGCAGTTTTTAGAAAGTGTAATGCACATAAAATCGATTTGTCTAAATTTTAA